A segment of the Streptomyces sp. ITFR-21 genome:
AGGCGGAGGTGGTCCTGGTGCACATCGACGACGAGGAGGGGACACCGCGCTACGCCGGATACACCTTTGGCAACGACCTGACCGACATCGGCCTGTTCCGGCGCCACGCGGGACACCTCGGCTACGCGAAGCTGTGCGACGCCGCGGTCTCGCCGTGGTTCTTCCCCGGGCCGCCGCCGGCCTCGGTGACCGGCCGGGTGCTGGTGCTGCGGGACGGGGCGACCGCGTACCAGGGCGGATTCACCACCGGTTCCGACGCGCTCGCCTTCACGCTGGACACCATGGTCGGCCACCTCGCCGGCTATCCGGCGCTGCACCACCCCGGGCGCGTCCACTACACCTTCCTCGGCGCCGACCGCAGCAGCTTCCACCACGGGTTCACCATCACCGACGGGGACACGGTCGTGCTCGACGTGACCAGCCACCGGGTCACCCTGGTCAACCCGGTCCGCTGGTCGCCCCCGGCGGCCGCGGCGGCCCCGGCCTCCACGGCGGTCCCGGCAGCGGTGCCGGCGGCCCCGCCGACCGCGGGTGCGAGGTGACCGCGGGCCGCCGGGTGCGCCGGCTCAGCGACGGCGAGGCGACGTTCGCGTACCAGCACGCCCTGCTGCGCGGGACCACCCAGGTGACCACCTGCGTCACCTTCGCCGCGCCGGTCGAACCGGCGGCACTGCGGCGGGCGGTCCCCGTGTGGGCGGCCCGGTTCGCGGCGCTGTCGGTCCGGATCGAGGAGGGTCGGGACGGGCTGTGGTTCCGGGAGTCGGCGGGCGTCGCGCCGGAGCAGCTGGTCGTCGCCGAGGCGGGCCCGGAGGAGTCCGCCGACCTGCTGCTCCGGCGGGAGCTGAACGACCTCCTGGTGACCGGCGGCCCGCTGTGGCGGCTGCGGGCCGCCGTACGGCCGGACGGGGTGCGGCAGCTGTTCTTCACCCGCAACCACGCCGTCTCCGACGGCTACACCGCGGGGATCCTGCTGCGCGGACTGCTGGCGGAGTTGTACGGCGGCGCGGGCGCGGCGTCCGCCGCGCCGCTCCTGCCGTCGGCAGACGACCTGACGTACCGTCCGCCGGCGCCGGACACAGGCGGCGGCGCGGATACGGATACGGATACGGATACGGATACTGCCGCGGCGGCGCGGGCGGCGGGATCGGCGGCATCGGCCACGGCCCCGGTGGCCGGTCCGCCCGTGCCGTTCGCCGCCACCGCGCCCTGGCCCGAGCGCGGCGCCGACTTCCTGCCGCTGGTCCTCACCGCCGGTGAGTCGGCACGCGTGCTCGGCCACTGCCGGGCCGACGGGCTCACCGTGAACGAGTTCTTCGCCACCGCGCTGGCCGAGGCGTTCGCCGGGGCCACCGGCCGCGCGGAAACCGACTTCTTCACGGCCGTATCGCTGCGCCGGCGGTACACGCAGGCGGCGGCGTACGCCGATCCGGGATGCCTGATCGGCGTGGTGCGCTCCCCGCTGCGGCTGGACGGCGACACGTTCGCGGCCGACGCGCTCACGTACCGGGCCGCCTTCCGAGCCGCCGACGCCGCGTGGCGGCCCGGCGCACGGCCGCACGCGGCGATCCGTGCGGCCGTCGTCGGGCTGGGGGAGGCGGCGGCGTCCCCCGGGATCTGCATCACCAACGTCGGGGTGCTCGATCCGCTGCTGGGACCGTACGCCGACCGGTTGACCGACATCCGCACGGTGGTGAACCGCACCGCCGCCAACTACAACGTGGTGCTGCACCTGTCCACGTTCCAGGGGCGCTTCGGGCTGGCGCTGGCCTACGGCACGCCGAGCGTGGACCCGGCCGTGGTGGCGCGGACGCACCGGTCGCTGGCGGCGCGGGCCGTGTCGCCCGACGGGTGCGGGCTGCCGCGGGCGGCGGCGGGCCCGCCGTCCGGTGCCGCCGGAACGGTGCCGCCGGCCGTGCCGGTGGCGCGGGCGCGGTGACGGCGCGGGGCGGATTGCTTACCGTTCGAGACCCTACGTACACTCAAAGTGTTCGTCGCTCATCAAACATGACCGCGGGCGTCTCGTCCGCGCGCCCTGCCTACGCTGCCCCTTCCCGGGCAGATCCGAGGAAGCACCGTGACTCACTCGCCGGACGACGCGCGCAAGCGCGGTCTGACCCTGCTGGCCTCCTGCCTCGGCTTCGTTGTCGTCATCCTCGACGTCAGCGTGGTCAATGTGGCGACCAAGGTCCTGAACAAGGACTTCGGTAGCAGTCTTTCCGGGCTCGAATGGGTGATCAACGGCTACACGCTGACGTTCGCCGCCTTCCTGCTGACCACCGGCGCGCTGGGCGACCGGCTCGCGCCCAAGTACGTCTTCCAACTCGGCTTCGCGCTGTTCGCCGTGACCTCGCTGGTCTGCGGCCTGTCCGTGTCGCTGCCGATGCTGATCGCCGCCCGCGTCGTCCAGGGAGTGGGGGCGGCCATGATCGTCCCGTCCTCGCTGTCCCTGGTGAACGGCGCCTTCCCCGACCAGGCCGAGCGCACCCGGGCGGTCAGCCTGTGGGCCGCGTCCGGCGGGCTCGCGCTCGCGCTCGGGCCGGTGATCGGCGGCGTACTGATCTCCCTGCTCGGCTGGCGCTCGATCTTCCTGGTCAACGTGCCGATCGCCGCGATCGGCATCTGGCTGACCGCGGCGAACGCGCCCGGCAACCTCCAGGCGACCGGAGGCCGGCGCCGCTCCTTCGACCTGCCAGGGCAGACGCTGGCCGTGGTCTGCCTCGGCGCCCTCACCGCCGGTGTCGTCGAGGCGAACGGCCTGGGCTGGGGCTCGGTGACGGTGACGACCTGCCTGGCGGTCTTCGTGCTCGCCGCGATCGGCTTCGTCGTGGCGGAAGGGCGCAGCACGGACCCCATGCTGCCGCTGCGGATGTTCCGCCACCGCGCGTTCACCGCCACCGCGCTGACCGGCCTGCTGCTCAACTTCTCCTTCTACGGCCTGATCTTCGTCTTCAGCCTGTTCTTCCAGTCCAGTTGGGGCTACTCACCGATCGTCACCGGGTGCGCGTTCCTCCCGATGACCGCGATGATCATGGTCTCCAACCTGGCCTGCGGCCCGCTCACCAAGCGCTTCGGCGTCCGCGCGGTGCTGGTGACCGGCAACGCGGTGGGCGCGGCCGGCTATCTGGCCATGCTCCCGGCGGTGCACTCCGGCGGCGGATACGCCGGTATCGCGGTCCCGTTCCTGGTGGCCGGCGCCGGCATCGGCCTGGTGGTGCCGGCGATGACCAACGCCATGCTGGCAGCGGCCGAACCGGGCACCGCCGGCATCGCCTCCGGGGTACTGAACGGCTCACGGCAGATCGGCGGCCTGATCGGCGTGGCGGTGATGGGGCTGCTCGTCGGCGACTCCTCGGCCGCCTCGTTCGTCTCGGGGCTGCGCAGCGCGCTGGTCTGCGCGGCCGTCGCGCTCGCCGCCGGCATCGCACTCGGCGCCCTCGGCGTCCGGCCCGCGCCCCGGCGCACGCTCGCCACCGCCGGACCCGAACCCGTCACCGTCCCGGCCGCACCCGCGGCCGTCGACGAACCCGTCGACTAGGAAGGCCAGTCATGCCCCATCTCGTCCTCGAGTATTCGGGCAACGTCCGCGACGACATCCGGTCCGGACCCCTGCTGCGGGAGTTGCACGGCGTCCTGGCCCTGGCAGGCGGCTTCCGCGTCCAGGACTTCAAGGGCCGCGCGGTGCGGATGGCGGACTACGCCATAGGCGACGGCAGCATCGAACAGGCGTTCGTCAATCTGGACCTGCGGACGTTCGCCGGGAAGTCCGACGAGCTGAAGCAGGCCATCTCACAGGCCGCCCTCGATGTCCTGGTACGCGCCTTCTCCCGGACCATGGCCGAGACCGCCTGCGACATATCCGTACAGATCACCGAACTGGACCGGGTGAGCTACGCGCGGGCCCGCTCACAGGACGCCGTCACGTCCTGACCCGGCGGAAGGAAGGAGGGGCCGGTACGGGCGCGCGCACGCGCACGTCGGCAGGCACGGACAGCGAGGCACAGGCAGGGACAGGAGGACGATGAACGATTACCACGGCCAGAGCGTCCTGGTGGCCGGCGGCTCGTCAGGAGTGGGACTCGCCACCGCCCGCGCGTTCGCCGCGCTGGGGGCCGGTGTCACCGTCGTGTCGCGTACCGAGGCGCGGGTCGGCGCCGCCGTGGCAGAAGTGGCCGCGGCGGCGGGGGCGGTGGGGGCGGCCGGATCGGGAGACCGGGTGCGCGGCGTCACCCTCGATCTGACCGACCCCGACGCCGTCGAGGAGTTCTGCTCCGCGGCGGAGTTCGACCACGTGGTGGTCTCCGCCGCCCGGACCCCGATGGGCCGCCTCGACACACTCCCGCTGAGCGACGCGCGCGCCGCCATGGACAGCAAGTTCTGGGGGACGTACCACCTGATGCGCAGCGTGCGGATCCGGCCCACCGGCTCGCTGACCGTCGTCACGGGATACATGTCGGTCCGCCCGGGGCGGGCGTCCGCCCTGCAGAGCGCCATCAACGCGGCGCTGGAGTCGCTGGTGCGCGCGGCGGCCCTGGAGAAGGCGCCGCTGCGGGTCAACGCGGTCTCCCCCGGACTGCTGCGCACCCCGCTGTGGGACGGGCTGCCCGAGGAGCGGCGGACCGCCATGTTCGAGGCGGCCGAGGCGAGGCTGCCGGTCGGGCGGGTCGGCGAGGCCCAGGACATCGCCGCGGCGGTCGTCTTCCTCGCCGGCAACCCGTACGCCACCGGCAGTACGGTGTTCGTCGACGGCGGCGGCTCCATCGCCTGACCGCCGCCGCGCGGGAGGGGCCACAGCCGCCGGCCCCCGGGGGACGTCCCGGTCCCTCCCGCGCGGCGCCGCGCAGATCCCCACGGCAGGCTCTAGCGGGACGCCCCGCCCGCGTCCGGCTGCCCGATGTACGGGGTGCGCACGGTCGGTTCGCCCGTCGGCGGGGTCACCGGCAGGCCCGCCGCCCGCCAGGACTGGAAGCCGCCGTCGAGGTCGGTGGCACGGTGGATGCCGATGTCCTGGAGCGAGGCGGCGGCGAGCGAGGAGGCGTACCCCTCGTTGCAGATCACCACGACGTGCAGGTCGTGGCCGACGGCCTGCGGAATGCGGTAGTCGCTCTGCGGGTCGAGCCGCCATTCGAGTTCGTTGCGCTCGACGATGACCGCGCCCGGGATGGTGCCGTCGCGGTCGCGCAGCGCGCCGTAGCGGATGTCCACCAGCAGCGCTCCCTCGGCGGCGGCAGCGGCGGCACCGGCCGGGTCGAGCCGGACCAGGCCCTCGCGGACCGCTGCCAGCTGGTCCTCGGCGGAGCGGGGCATCACCACTCCTCGGGAAGTTCGACCAGCTCCAGGTTCAGCGTGCTGCCCTTGCGGCTGTAGCGGCGGATCAGCGGCAGCGGCGGATAGTAGGCGTGCACGGAGACCGCGTGGGTGGTCTGCGAGCGGTTCTCGACCTGGTGGACGTGGTGACGGCCGAACGCGCGGCCCTTGCCCTCGGGCAGGATCCGCTGCCGGTCCACGCCGTCGGCGAGCTCCAGGGAGCGCCAGCCCTCGGTGGGCAGCGGCACCGACAGGGACTGCTCGGTGAGCTCGCCCGCCGCGGTGACGAACACGCCGTACGAGCCGCCGTGGTCGTGCCAGCCGGTCTCGGCGCCGGGCGGCCAGCCGATCAGCCACGCCTCGGAGCCGCCGGGGCCGTCCAGCCGGACCCAGGTGCGGCCGTCGGGGTCGAGCGGGAGCTCGCCGACGACCGCGGGGTCCGCGGCCACCGCGCGGGCGAAGTCCAGCAGGTCCGCGGCTGTGGGCGCGGTGGGCGCGGGGGAGGTCGGCGCGGTCGCGGGCGCGGCGGTCGCCGTGGCGGTCGCGGACGTCTGCGGTGACGGGGTCGTCGGGGTCTGGGTTGTCGGGGACTTCGTGGACGTCGAGGAGGAAGGAGAACCGACGGTCGGCGTTGTCATGGGAACCACCCGGGTGAAGTCGCGCCACCGCACAGCTCTGGACGGGTGCGTGGATCGCGAAGGTGAACGGCGGGACCGGAGCGCGCCTCAGCGCGCGGCCGTACAGACGCAGCCGGCGTACCGGAGCAGGTCCAGATGGACCCTCCGGTGCAGGCGCAGACCGAACCCGTTCACGTGACGGACTGAACCATGCCGACGCCCCGGTGGTCAAGTCGGGACATGGCTTGCCCCGGCGTGTCGGCGCAAGCCGGTGCGGCCGGAGTGTTCGCAGGTCACCGGTGGTGTTGGCGTGCTCCGACGTGCGGCGGGTCGTCGTCGTCCTCGGGCAGTCTGCAGACCCGTTCCAGGAACAGCGCCGCCGCGATCACCGCGACGGCGGCCAGCACGGCGAAGCCCGCGTAAACCGCCTGCTGCCGGCGCGGGTCCATGTCGAGCCGGTACATCACCAGGAAGACGCCCGCGCCGGCGTACATCCCGGACACCAGGGCCGCGACCAGCGCGCTGGCCTGGCCGAAGACGACCGAACGGGCGGCGGCCAGCGGGTCCACGCCCTTGGCGCCGGGGCGGCGTTCGCGCTGGGCACGCAGGCGGGCGCGCAGCGACAGCGCGGTGGCCAGCAGCGCGGCGGCGATCAGCGCCAGGACGATCGGCGCGGCGACCGGCACCCCGGGGAGGGTGCCGAAGGTGTCCCACAACCGGGACACCGACCACGCGAGCACCAACGCGACCGCGAAGACCCCCACCAGCGTCCTGATCCGCAGCGTCCTCACCGGATGCCCGCCTCCACGTCCTGTGTTCCTGTGCCCGTCCGCGCCCTGTACCGCTACGTGCCAACGTCTACTCGGGCAGCCGGAGTTCCACGTCCGGTCGGTGGTGTACCCCCGCGTCGCCGACCGCCACGACCAGGTCCGCGACCAGGCCGCGGCCGGGCAGCTCGGCGGCGGGCTCCACATCGTGCCAGGGCACGAGGACGAAGGCGCGCTCGTGGGCCCGCGGGTGCGGGAGGGTGAGCGCCGGGTCGTCGGAGCGCACGCCCTGGTAGGCCACCAGGTCGACGTCGATGGTGCGCGCGCCCCAGCGCTCGGTGCGCACCCGGTGGTACGCCTCCTCGATCGCGTGGCCGCGCTCCAGCAGCGCGCCCGGCGGCAGCGTGGTGCGCACCAGCACGACCGCGTTGAAGTAGCTGGGCTGGCTGCCGGCCGGTACGCCCCACGGCTCGGTCTCGTAGACCGGCGAGACGGCCCGGACCCGTACGCCGGGGGTGTCCTCCAGCGCGTCGACCGCGCCCTGGAGGTTCTCCAGGCGGTTGCCGAGGTTGCCGCCCAGGGCGATCACCGCGGTCCTGGGGTTGCTGAGCGTGGTGTCGGCCGCGTCCACCGCCGCCACCACAGCGGCCGGTACCGGCTGGACGGTGGGGTCCCCTGCGGGGTACTCGGGGTCCTCCGCGGTCACGGGCGCCTCCGGGTGATGGTCACGGTCACGTCGTCGAAGGGCACGGTGATGGGGGCGTTGGGCTTGTGCACGGTCACCTCCACCTCCTCGACCCTTTCATGCCCCAGGCACGTGTCGGCGATGCGCTGGGCGAGGGTTTCGATGAGATCCACGGGCTCGCCCGCCACGACGGCCGCGACCTGCTCGGCCAACACACCGTAGTGCACGGTTCTGCTCAGGTCGTCGCCGGCCGCGGCCGGCCGGGTGTCCAGGCCGAGCGCAAGGTCGACCACGAAGGTCTGGCCGTTCTCGCGTTCGTGCCGGAACACGCCGTGGTGCCCGCGGACGCGCAGTCCGCGCAGGGTGACCCGGTCCATGCGATTCACTCCTCCGTGTCCGGGCCGGGGCCGCCGCCCGGTGTGCCGAGGCCGCCCGGCACGTCGTCCGGGCCGCGCGGTCCGCCGCCGCCGTTGTCCCGGCCGTCGCCGTCGATGCCGTCGTCGATGCCGTCGGCGCCGTCCTCCGTGTCGTCGGCGAGCACCGGCGAGCCGTGGTGGACCCACAACCGCCAGCCGTCGGGGGTCCTGCGGAACACGTTGGTGGCCACCACCAGGCCGCCGACCAGGGATCCGGCCGAGCCGTCCTCCTCGGCGGGGCCTCCGGTCAGGATGTTCTCGGTGCAGCTCACCAGCGCGGTGTCGCCGTCGACGGCGACCTCGACATCGGTCAGGAAGAACTGGATGTACTCGGTGTTCGCCATGATCAGCGCGTAGGACCGCATCACCTCGCGGCGCCCGCGCAGCACCGGCCAGCCGGGGTGCACCACGGTGACCGACTCGGCGAGCGGCCCGGTCAGCACCACCGCTTCCAGCGCGTCGAGGTCGGAGGTCTCCACCGCGTCGTAGAACGCCTGGTTGGCCCGCTCGGCGGCGCGGGCCTCCGCGGTGCGCGGCGTCACGCCGCGCCCTCGATGGCGCGGGCCACCCGTACCGCGTCGGCGCTCGCGTGCACCTCGTGGACCCGGACCGCCCAGGCCCGCTCGCGGGCGGCGATGGCGGTGACCGCGGCGGTGGCCGCGTCGCGCTCCCTGGCCGGCGGGGGCGCGCCGGCCGTCCCCGCCAGGACCCGGCCGAGGAAGCGCTTGCGGGAGGCGGCCACCAGCAGCGGGCGGCCCAGCTCGCGCAGCCGGTCGAGGTGGGCGAGCAGCGTCAGGTCGTGCTCGGCGGTCTTGGCGAAACCCAGGCCCGGGTCGAGCACGATCCGCTCGGGCGCGATACCGCCGGCCACCGCCCGGTCCAGGCCGGCCCGCAGCTCGTCGCGGACCTCGGCGAGCACGTCGGCGTAGACCGCCCGGTTGTTCATGTCGATGCTCTGGCCGCGCCAGTGCATCACGACGAACGGCACCGCGGCCGCGGCCACCACCGGGATCATCGCGGGGTCGGCCTGGCCGCCGCTGACGTCGTTGACCAGCCGGGCGCCGGCCGCGACGGCCCGCTCGGCCACCGCGGCCCGCATGGTGTCGACGCTGACCAGCACACCGGCCGAGGCCAGCTCCGCGACCACCGGGATCACCCGGCGCAGCTCCTCCGCCTCGTCCACCCGCTTCGCGCCGGGCCGGGTGGACTCGCCGCCGACGTCCACCAGGTCGGCGCCCTGCGCCACCAGGTCCAGGCCGTGCTTGACGGCCAGCTCCTCGTCGAACCAGCGCCCGCCGTCGGAGAACGAGTCGGGGGTGACGTTCACCACGCCCATGACCGCGCAGCGGTCCCACACCGGCAGTCCGAGCGGTCTGCCGCGCCCCTGTGACGTATCCATGGACGTAACCATGGGCTCAGCCTACGGGTCAGGCGACCACGCTTTCCGTGCGCGGGTCCTGGGCCGGGGCGGCGGCCCCGCCCCCGCCGGTCCCGGCCGCGTAGCCGCAGGATTCGCGGTGGGCGAGCCGCCCGGCGCGTCCCGGCAGGAAGCGCTGGAGGGCGGCCGGCAGCGGCAGGGCGAGCGTGACGAAGCCCTCGGCCTGCATGATCGCGAAACCGATCCGGGGCAGGTCGCGGGAGTTGGGGAAGACCAGGAAGCGCGGCACCCACTCGGGGCGGAACTTCGCGTTGAACTTGTACAGCGACTCGATCTGGAACCAGCGGGACAGGAACACCAGCAGGCCGCGCCAGCCGCGCAGCACCGGCCCCGCACCGATCCGCTCGCCGCGGGCCAGCGCGGAGCGGAACATCGCGAAGTTCAGCGAGACCCGGGCCACGCCCAGGCCGGGCGCCTGCTGGAGGGCGGCGACGATCAGCAGCTCGTTCAGCCCCGGGTCGGCGGCGCGGTCGCGGCGCATCAGCTCCAGGGACATCCCGTCCGCGCCCCAGGGCACGAAGTGCAGCACGGCCCGCAGGTCGCCGAGCTCCGGGTGCGCATCGCCGGGCCCGCGTTCCTTGTGGGCGGTGACCACCACGCAGTCCCCGTCCGCGTCCTCGCCGAAGCGGCCGAGCGCCATGGAGAAGCCGCGTTCGGTGTCGGTGCCGCGCCAGGCGTCGGCGGCCAGCCGTACCCGCCGCCGCTCGCCCTCGGACAGCTCGCGCACCCGCCGCACCCGGCACACGTAGCCGGACCGCTCGATCCGCTTGACCATCTGCCGTACGTTGCGCATGGCGCGGCCCTCGAGGGTGAAGCCCGCGGCGTCCACGATGGCCTCGTCGCCGAGTTCCAGGGCGTCCAGGGCGGTCTCGCGGGTCCACACCTCGCCGCCGGTCTCACTGCACCCGACGACGGCCGGCAGCCACGCGTGGGCGCGGGCCAGCGCCATGAAGCGGTCGATGGCGCCGGGCCACGCCTCGACGTCGCCGATCGGGTCGCCGCTGGCCAGGGCCACCCCGGACACCACCCGGTAGCAGACGGCGGCCTTACCGCTGGCGGAGAAGACCACCGACTTGTCGCGGCGCAGCGCGAAGTGGCCGAGCGAGTCGCGGGCGCCGTGCCGGGCCAGCAGGCCGCGCAGCCGGGCCTCGTCGGCGGCGCTGAGTTCGGCGACCGGGCGGGCCGGGCGCAGCACCAGGTACGCGGTCGAGCAGGCGATGAGCAGGCCGAGGCCGCCGAGCGAGTAGCCGACGACGTCGCCGACCCGGTCGCTGGTGTAGCGCACCGGCCCCTCGAACCCGAACAGGCCGAACAGCACGTGCCGGCAGCGGTCGGTGAACCCCGGATCACCGCTCTCGGCGGCCGGGTGGGCGCTGGTGATGACCAGGCCGAGGGCGAAGGCGAAGGCGCTCAGCACGACGAAGTTGACCGCGGCCCGCCAGCGGGTGCGCGGGTCGGACAGCGCGGTGAACTGCTCGCGGTGCCTGACCAGCAGGGCCAGCAGCCCCAGCGAGACCAGCGCGCCGAAGATCGAGTGCCGGTAGATCAGCTGGGAGGCGGCGGCCACCGGCAGCAGCGTCACGGCCGCCCACCAGGCGCGCTGCTTGCCGCGCTTGAGGGCGTGGGCCAGCATC
Coding sequences within it:
- the folK gene encoding 2-amino-4-hydroxy-6-hydroxymethyldihydropteridine diphosphokinase, translating into MTAEDPEYPAGDPTVQPVPAAVVAAVDAADTTLSNPRTAVIALGGNLGNRLENLQGAVDALEDTPGVRVRAVSPVYETEPWGVPAGSQPSYFNAVVLVRTTLPPGALLERGHAIEEAYHRVRTERWGARTIDVDLVAYQGVRSDDPALTLPHPRAHERAFVLVPWHDVEPAAELPGRGLVADLVVAVGDAGVHHRPDVELRLPE
- a CDS encoding SDR family oxidoreductase, with the translated sequence MNDYHGQSVLVAGGSSGVGLATARAFAALGAGVTVVSRTEARVGAAVAEVAAAAGAVGAAGSGDRVRGVTLDLTDPDAVEEFCSAAEFDHVVVSAARTPMGRLDTLPLSDARAAMDSKFWGTYHLMRSVRIRPTGSLTVVTGYMSVRPGRASALQSAINAALESLVRAAALEKAPLRVNAVSPGLLRTPLWDGLPEERRTAMFEAAEARLPVGRVGEAQDIAAAVVFLAGNPYATGSTVFVDGGGSIA
- the folP gene encoding dihydropteroate synthase encodes the protein MDTSQGRGRPLGLPVWDRCAVMGVVNVTPDSFSDGGRWFDEELAVKHGLDLVAQGADLVDVGGESTRPGAKRVDEAEELRRVIPVVAELASAGVLVSVDTMRAAVAERAVAAGARLVNDVSGGQADPAMIPVVAAAAVPFVVMHWRGQSIDMNNRAVYADVLAEVRDELRAGLDRAVAGGIAPERIVLDPGLGFAKTAEHDLTLLAHLDRLRELGRPLLVAASRKRFLGRVLAGTAGAPPPARERDAATAAVTAIAARERAWAVRVHEVHASADAVRVARAIEGAA
- the folB gene encoding dihydroneopterin aldolase, which gives rise to MDRVTLRGLRVRGHHGVFRHERENGQTFVVDLALGLDTRPAAAGDDLSRTVHYGVLAEQVAAVVAGEPVDLIETLAQRIADTCLGHERVEEVEVTVHKPNAPITVPFDDVTVTITRRRP
- a CDS encoding 5-carboxymethyl-2-hydroxymuconate Delta-isomerase; amino-acid sequence: MPHLVLEYSGNVRDDIRSGPLLRELHGVLALAGGFRVQDFKGRAVRMADYAIGDGSIEQAFVNLDLRTFAGKSDELKQAISQAALDVLVRAFSRTMAETACDISVQITELDRVSYARARSQDAVTS
- a CDS encoding rhodanese-like domain-containing protein, with the protein product MPRSAEDQLAAVREGLVRLDPAGAAAAAAEGALLVDIRYGALRDRDGTIPGAVIVERNELEWRLDPQSDYRIPQAVGHDLHVVVICNEGYASSLAAASLQDIGIHRATDLDGGFQSWRAAGLPVTPPTGEPTVRTPYIGQPDAGGASR
- a CDS encoding phosphatidylglycerol lysyltransferase domain-containing protein; protein product: MSVHVAGDSPARPGGPVRRRRLPRPTAVPGIIGTAAAVIGLLDVVSAVFPAFRNGRMHALAALFPGTVSSLAAATSVVSGILLLMLAHALKRGKQRAWWAAVTLLPVAAASQLIYRHSIFGALVSLGLLALLVRHREQFTALSDPRTRWRAAVNFVVLSAFAFALGLVITSAHPAAESGDPGFTDRCRHVLFGLFGFEGPVRYTSDRVGDVVGYSLGGLGLLIACSTAYLVLRPARPVAELSAADEARLRGLLARHGARDSLGHFALRRDKSVVFSASGKAAVCYRVVSGVALASGDPIGDVEAWPGAIDRFMALARAHAWLPAVVGCSETGGEVWTRETALDALELGDEAIVDAAGFTLEGRAMRNVRQMVKRIERSGYVCRVRRVRELSEGERRRVRLAADAWRGTDTERGFSMALGRFGEDADGDCVVVTAHKERGPGDAHPELGDLRAVLHFVPWGADGMSLELMRRDRAADPGLNELLIVAALQQAPGLGVARVSLNFAMFRSALARGERIGAGPVLRGWRGLLVFLSRWFQIESLYKFNAKFRPEWVPRFLVFPNSRDLPRIGFAIMQAEGFVTLALPLPAALQRFLPGRAGRLAHRESCGYAAGTGGGGAAAPAQDPRTESVVA
- a CDS encoding DUF3180 domain-containing protein, whose product is MRTLRIRTLVGVFAVALVLAWSVSRLWDTFGTLPGVPVAAPIVLALIAAALLATALSLRARLRAQRERRPGAKGVDPLAAARSVVFGQASALVAALVSGMYAGAGVFLVMYRLDMDPRRQQAVYAGFAVLAAVAVIAAALFLERVCRLPEDDDDPPHVGARQHHR
- a CDS encoding cysteine dioxygenase; translated protein: MTTPTVGSPSSSTSTKSPTTQTPTTPSPQTSATATATAAPATAPTSPAPTAPTAADLLDFARAVAADPAVVGELPLDPDGRTWVRLDGPGGSEAWLIGWPPGAETGWHDHGGSYGVFVTAAGELTEQSLSVPLPTEGWRSLELADGVDRQRILPEGKGRAFGRHHVHQVENRSQTTHAVSVHAYYPPLPLIRRYSRKGSTLNLELVELPEEW
- a CDS encoding nuclear transport factor 2 family protein; this translates as MTPRTAEARAAERANQAFYDAVETSDLDALEAVVLTGPLAESVTVVHPGWPVLRGRREVMRSYALIMANTEYIQFFLTDVEVAVDGDTALVSCTENILTGGPAEEDGSAGSLVGGLVVATNVFRRTPDGWRLWVHHGSPVLADDTEDGADGIDDGIDGDGRDNGGGGPRGPDDVPGGLGTPGGGPGPDTEE
- a CDS encoding MFS transporter is translated as MTHSPDDARKRGLTLLASCLGFVVVILDVSVVNVATKVLNKDFGSSLSGLEWVINGYTLTFAAFLLTTGALGDRLAPKYVFQLGFALFAVTSLVCGLSVSLPMLIAARVVQGVGAAMIVPSSLSLVNGAFPDQAERTRAVSLWAASGGLALALGPVIGGVLISLLGWRSIFLVNVPIAAIGIWLTAANAPGNLQATGGRRRSFDLPGQTLAVVCLGALTAGVVEANGLGWGSVTVTTCLAVFVLAAIGFVVAEGRSTDPMLPLRMFRHRAFTATALTGLLLNFSFYGLIFVFSLFFQSSWGYSPIVTGCAFLPMTAMIMVSNLACGPLTKRFGVRAVLVTGNAVGAAGYLAMLPAVHSGGGYAGIAVPFLVAGAGIGLVVPAMTNAMLAAAEPGTAGIASGVLNGSRQIGGLIGVAVMGLLVGDSSAASFVSGLRSALVCAAVALAAGIALGALGVRPAPRRTLATAGPEPVTVPAAPAAVDEPVD